The segment atggtATCGACACCTGAAGTTAATTCGAAAAATTCGTGATGATAATGTTCATGAAGGAAATGTAatacttcttcaaaattgtgAGCTTGCATGAGGCCCTTTATGCGTTGCCTGTTGCTTGCATGACTCGATGTTAGTACACGTTCattctcttcttctcccTTTCCATCCATACTATTAGAactcaatttgttcaaatctGTATTGAGCGCATTAAACGTCTTGATATAGCCttgatgaacaagatatcctttgatcaacttgttcaacaattgcgAATCATCATTGACATGTAATAGTAATCTTTCAGTGTCACTTAGAGTATTAGATTCATTCAGCTTCGAATGGCTCAGACGAATCTTTTCAAGTAATGACAAATAAATTGCTTCTTGATTTTCTCGTTTGAAATGATTGACATAGCTCCTTATATTGAACTTGAACTCTTTGAATCCTAAATTTGTCGTGATCTTAGAAGTGctaatttcatcaacatccaTTACtctttccaattcattcaacttgAACCCTAGCATTGGGTATATTTCAATAGTTGCGTCTTCAGTATTGGACAACTCGaataaatcatttgaagcTCCATGATTGGAAGCAATGTCCTTTTCAGTAATTACTTTTGCCAACACTCCATTCAATGTGATGAATATAGTTTTGTTCATAAAATTCACACCACATCCAATTACGTCTGTTTTATATACTCTGTGTGATGGGTTATCCTCTATAACACTCGTTTTGAATGGAATTCCAATATCAATTTTGCCCGAATCAAACTCCTGCTGTTGTGCTCTTCCAATCGTACTAAGTCGTCTATTCATGTTTGAAATCAGTGCCCTTCCCAACGATTCTGCACTCTTTATCGAATTGTAAAAATTCGAATCAGCAAAATTTACAGCATAACTTCCTTTGAACTCACCTGGTTTGGTATTGAGAAATAGATTCAAATCAGTACTTGAAAACCCTTCCAAGGAATCATTATGATTGATATCATGTTTGATTTTCTCCATATCTATCGTACATTGTTGACTTGTAGAATTGGAAGGCAGTTTCATAGCGTCATAAGTaacaaatcttttggtAAACCCAGCAAGCACTTCTAaggttgaatttgaactCACCGAAGGGTCATTCATAGATATCAAAGTCTTGAAGCTTGTAGCTTGGGTAGCTACTTGTTCAATCTCTAACTCATAATAAAAAATTCCAAATGATGAGTTTATCGGCTGGTCAGTGATCATGTTGTAAAATCGTGCCTTGTGTATATCCTCGGCATCTTCAACGGCTAAGTTTGGGTTGACTGATTTTAAAGTAATAGTTGAGTACCCATAATCAGTACTTataccaaaatcaaaccGCTCTTTTAAGTATGATAAGTATTTCGAGTGAATTAATGGGGCCCATGATATCGGAAGAGGGTACCCAAAATGGGTCCCTTTGTTTAGTTTAATCAAACTGTGAACATTGCCGGCTCTTGATTTGGGGTAGGTATTagccaatttcaaaagctcGTTCAATGATAAATGATAATATGCCTGGTATTCATCTGAAACGTTGTCATCGTGAAgacatttgaaatcaacttctccTATTTTTGTCGAATTGAATACGGAAGATGGGCTTTTACTGGTACCATCTTTTGCTTTATCACGCCTGGCATCCTCATTTTCCTCTTCGTCTCCACCTTCAAGCAATCTAGATTTGAATATATTAAACATTTCATGGACGTATTTATCATCATGTGAATTAAACTCCATAGGATTATTCCCCAAAACACCGATTATAGCTAGCTTGTACAACACCTTTTCCTTTAttattgaatgaagaatGGGATCACTAGCAAATGTGAAACCTGTCTCTTCATTGTCCAGATCGGTTTCCACGGGGATCTTGGAAAAGTAGGGTGAGTCTGTAGTAATCACATTGCTGACACTCAATCGTTCACTTATACGAGCCAACCTTTTCCTTAATTGTCCCCCCTCATGAGTGCTAAGTAGATACGGAGGTATTATGTAGATGGTTGATGGTGGCAGCATTGTTAGTGTTGTATGGGGGTAAAATTAACTTTGTTGACCGAGATAAAAAAGTGCGGCGGTCAAATCCAGTGGTTACTGAAACAGCACTAACAAAGCTCAATAATCCGAAAGAGCTGGCccattttgataaaacatGAGTGAAAAACACATTAAACGAGTCCAAGAGTTCCTACCAAACACAGACTTTAAGGTCATATCCCAAGGAGCTGAAGCGCTTGTGTTTCAAACTAAAACCCACCCTTACTCATCACACccatatttgaaaaatcaaaatcaattcatcataaAATATAGACCACCAAAACCCTATAGACACCCCAAAATCGATGCTCAAATCACTAAAACGCGAACGGCAGGAGAGGCTAAGTTCATGTACAAGTTGAGTAAATTGGGGATTGCATGTCCGGCTTTAATTTCATGTGATTTGAGTAATGGAATCATTTGGATGGAGAATTTGGGTAttgatttaccaaatgGGAATGTGAGCTCGGTAAAGAACTGGTTTTGGCATCTTGAAAGAGAAGGAAGCAAATCTGATTGCACAGGTGATAGAGTTAAAGAAATTTGTTACAAAGTTGGTCAATTGATAGGTAAGTTACATCTATCAGATATGATTCATGGTGATTTGACTACttccaatttgatcttAACAGGATCGAAAGAGTCATGGGAGCCTGCTTTGATAGATTTTGgactttcttctttttcagGGTTGGCTGAAGATAAAGCTGTGGATTTATATGTACTTGAACGGTCTGTTACCAGTACTCATTCGGTATTTGCCAATTTATACAATGCATGGTTGTTAGAAGGGTATGAGTCTGCTCATTATTTGAAAGAGTATAAGAAGTTCGGAAAGAATAAGTATGCCGAAACGTTCAAAAGGTTAGAAGAGGTTAGACTTCGAGGTAGAAAGAGAAGTATGTTGGGATAGATTTtgtacatatatatattaaaCGTGTTAATAGATCGATTGAGTTGTAGTAATTATGATCTAGGAGTATCGCCGGCTTCGAATAAGTTCCTATGAGGGAACAttgtaatttcttcttATCCACTCTTTCGTATTGAGaacttttttgaaagagcGATGAAAAACCATCAAAGCAACCAGCAGCCTAAACCAACCATGCTTCAAATACTCAACAGAACAACTAGACATTCTCCGTTATTCAAACCCCACCAATTGAGATCACTCACTCAATACGCAAAGAACTCTCAAATATTCATCCATGAAAATCCACCTCATCATTACAATTTCTCGTTATCTAAAAACCCCGATGCTCTAACCATTGGAAGTTCAGAAACTACCGACCCCAAGCCACAGACcttcaccaccaacaagaaatttgttgacCTATTACACAagacttttgaaaataagatttatgatgattttacGTTTATAATGGAGGCAGGAACCAATGCAAATTCATTTATGCCCATTTACGATTTTAGAGATATTCCTAAATACTCAAGACAACCTTATATAGGGAACGTGTTTGGATATTTGCAAGTTGATGGAAACGCCAAGATTATTCCTGGAAGTTGGCAAAGGAATGATTTGTATGAATTGTGTAATGGTAAAGATGGATTGTGTCATTTTAGTGAATATATGTATGAAACATTGCAACAAGAATGCGAAAATGCCAATTAGGTTAGAGTGACGGGAAAGGATTTATTGAACAGATAACACCTGGATGCTTGTTTAAGTCTGTATGTACTATTACCGGTGCAGTCTTGAGTATGTTACATCGTAATCAGATAAATCTACATACACACTTCCTCTATTAGATCTAATAGCCAGATATCTATTGGTTCATGCTATAACATTCTTTATAAAGTCAACAACATCTATCAATTCCTCTTCACTAGCACTATGAGCTACTCCGGAATATGTATTAAACTTCAAATTCTTGTATCCCAATTTATGATAAAGTTCACTAGTCCTTTTACCAAAATCATAGGCAACAATTGGATCAGCAGTACCATGTccttgaaaaattggagtATCAAAATTCACCTCTTTAATTAATCGtctttccaattcttcactGACGGCACAGAATCCAGATaatgcaacaacaccaccaattttgaaattcaataaGGAGACAGTTGCCAATGAAATAGCAGCACCTTGACTGAAACCACCAATAATAATCTTATTAGCGGGAATATTgtatttatcaatttgttcttgaatTAAGCTTTTTAACACATcacaacttttgaaaaatccaTCAATATCTTGTTTAGCATTAGGGTTACCAAATTCATAAATGTCAAACCAACCTGGCATAACCATGCCTCCATTGACTGTAATGGGTATTTGTGGTGCATTGGGAAACACataattgattgattgCGCATCAGGAATTAAATGAGTTTGATTGACGAGTTGTGGTAACCAAGACCAACCTTCACCACTGTCACCTAGCCCATGAAGGAAAATAATTGCTGCTTTTGCAGGTGTCTTTGTCGCATTGTACTTGATTGCTGATATAGCACTCATTCTTATCGGGTGATAGCTAGTAAAGTTTGAAGTAGGCGAAGTTAAGAGACTAATGTGGAATCATTTATTGCCGGCGCTACCGATACGAACTGGTAGCCGGAAAGTATCACGAACCGGATTCAAATACCCTTGACTAGCTAGCGCTGATTCAAATCGTAGTTATCCTCTGATATAGTCGAGTGTGCTTCTAGAGAGGGTTGAAATATACATGAGACTAAGACTAGACCAAGTAAAATTGACGGCTTAAGTGAACTAACTCCCTGATAATTTGTGTAATTGACAAAGTTTTTCGTGTTATCGATTTGAACGTTTTCAAATGTACAATAGTGCTAGAAGATAATACTATCACATGTAAATGATACATTCATATCTTTTAATTATTCGTAAACTCATATAATGAGTAAACTGTTGTTAAACTGTTGTTTAAATAATACACAAAGGTATACAAGTAACAATGTTTGTTATCGTAAATCGTTTTCTCGTTAAGAATATCTCCATCTAAAACTAAAATAAACTATTCCAAATCATAGTTTTTATGACCAGGAAAATCGGTGTTTTCTGGGCTCTCTTGTGCCCACACATGGAGAAGAAGGCCGAAAGTACTGGTTGTGGTTGCCAAGGGGTACAAGGAAGATGATCATTAtaaccttcttcttttttcttatCTTCTGTAGATTATTCAAGAACATTGGGGAAAAGTTTGGTGAAGATATATGACATAATTACGGTTTCGTAAATGTACCACTTGAGTCTTGTCTGATTTTTTGCCGTGGTAAATGGAATTGCATTGTGAAAATGAGAGGAATTCACCTATTGTAAATTGATGATTAAATTATTGTGTATACATTGTGTCACCTTCCTCTCTCcctctctctctctctcccTTTCTCTCTCTTGTTAATTTTAAAGTTTTCGTAAACGTAGTTTGCGACTATTACTGGATGATTATGTAATAGATACAGGTACGGCTGACTAAACTAAATAAATCACAATAAATGGTATAATGTaatatacaaaatattCTTTTGGTCTAATTTTAGAATAACACCCAAGAAAAATGTAACAAGTCACACATTTGTCCCTTTGTGCACGTACAGGAGACACGCATACTAGCAAACACTGCCTTTAGTGTAGAAGAACCCATGACCATAAAGATTGGCAGTTCGATTATGGTCTACGCCCTACTTATTAGAGTATAATCACAATATTAGTTTATTCGTATTCTCTGAGCCTTTATGAATAATCCACACTTAAAACCCCAAATGTGattttcttattgtttcttttaCCGCCGTACAGAGAATCATTCTTTTACAGTTACGGCTCACCACAATCACcacaataaacaacaataagAGACCAAAGAAATCTTAACTCCATGTAAATGATCTGCAACTTAGATCGGCATTGAATACCACGATTTGTCATTTAACCAATATGATTGGATAACCCAACCTAGttcacaatttcaaatcacgaCTTTTTTAATTTACAGCCATTGTTTTATATAACCCTGTTTTAACTCACTTTGCATACAACaatctttgtttattgtcTTATATTGATTCGAGTTAGCCAACCCCCCCTCGAATGTTTATCATTTATAACCATGTGTTTCCACTAAATTTCTCTGTCAAAGTTAACAACTTCCAACTATTCAAGCAGTCAATTGCctacatcaacatcaaaccAAAGCACAAACTACATATCTATTAATAGTCACTCATCTACAGCTACTTTCCTCCCCCcccaaaaaaaaatgaacATCACAAAGAGAACAACCAGTATCATATTACGTCtggttgaatttgtatTTGCCGTTATAGTATTGGGTCTCAGTGCCGGTGTATTAGCAGGCTACAACACCAACATTTCTCGAGTCTCATTCAATTTAGTCGTGGcaatcttcaacatcatttgGTTAGCTTACATTGCGTTCATTGCCCCAAAAGTATTTGCAGGTCAAACACCAACAGCTGTCGTCTTGGGATGTCAATGTATATTTTGGATCTTTTATCTTGCTGGTTGGGCAGCAATTGCAGATGTGTTTCCTGAAGATTGTAATTGGTGGTACTACATGCGTGATTCTGAAGATACTTGTCGTGCTTATCAAGCAATATTGccattttcattattgaattgGGTTTGGTTTAGTATCGAATTGGGATTGTTTATTGGTTATAGTTTGGTTCCTGAGATTAAAAACTATGGAGCTAATCATTTATTACAAAATACAACTTATTATTGGGGAACTTTATTCAATGCTGAAACCACTTCAGCAAAGAGTTTTGCTGGTTTGAATTTCACTGATACTGGAACTGTTGGTGGATCTGTTGGCAAAGATGGTGTTGTTGCTCCTCatcttgatgaagaagctgCTGTTGGAAATGGAGTATCTGATGAAAATGCATACAATACTcatggtgaagaagaatcaaaagttgTAACTGAAGGTTCAGATCATTcacttcaacaacaacaacaacaacctggatttgaaaatagtGCAAGAACAAATGGTACAATCCCATCAACACACCAAATTTAGGAGAATATCGATTTTTTATATCGTTGGAGATTCATGGTTTAATATAAATTTGAGTAGTACCCATATCAAGTGAGCTATTGGTCTCTATTGTAGTAATGCAACATGAGTTTGTCTTGAAAGATATTTTGTGTGTTCGGTCTAGTCAAGCAGAACCCATTCAATAATCAAGACCAAGATAAACTAGAGAATATAATTGATCTACATGTTTGGTTATGAGAGAGAGTACGATTGAATTCCATATACAGAAGACGGAATATGGATACAAAACAACATTT is part of the Candida orthopsilosis Co 90-125, chromosome 2 draft sequence genome and harbors:
- a CDS encoding Bud32 protein (S. cerevisiae homolog BUD32 has role in telomere maintenance, positive regulation of transcription from RNA polymerase II promoter, cellular site selection, protein phosphorylation); this translates as MSEKHIKRVQEFLPNTDFKVISQGAEALVFQTKTHPYSSHPYLKNQNQFIIKYRPPKPYRHPKIDAQITKTRTAGEAKFMYKLSKLGIACPALISCDLSNGIIWMENLGIDLPNGNVSSVKNWFWHLEREGSKSDCTGDRVKEICYKVGQLIGKLHLSDMIHGDLTTSNLILTGSKESWEPALIDFGLSSFSGLAEDKAVDLYVLERSVTSTHSVFANLYNAWLLEGYESAHYLKEYKKFGKNKYAETFKRLEEVRLRGRKRSMLG